Proteins encoded together in one Erinaceus europaeus chromosome 11, mEriEur2.1, whole genome shotgun sequence window:
- the SLC16A4 gene encoding monocarboxylate transporter 5 produces the protein MLRRERKGQIYTDVPDGGWGWMVVLHFFLVNTIVIGMIRAFSVFFVVFQEEFEATSEQVGWIGSLMSSLGFSAGPLVAIVCDITGDKTASILGASLVSGGFLISSWATSIPFLCVTMGLLPGLGSAFLYQVAAVVVTKYFKKRLALSTAIARSGMGMAFLLVPLTKFMIDQYGWTGALLLFGAFTLNLVPSSMLLRPIHVKSKNISDIKSSSLPANGQEMCETEASHCNEIFASSTWDSTIQEAGQPSTSLTVPQSQNQEFNNRPKDGRLMHITNGESNKKRTTLWRCKQLFDISLLQNPFFYIFTSSFVFSQFAYFIPVFHLVARAKTLRIDLLKASYLVSAYGIIEIISQLISGWVADQNWIKKHHYHKSYLILCGIVNLLAPLATTFPLLMTYVIFFAIFAGAYLALIIPVLVDLSENSKVQSFFGLSTFFVGIAILSGPPIAGWLYDYTQTFTGSFYISGTCYILSSVPFFFVPLAERWKNNLTKKKEDYNQVNV, from the exons GTAAATACGATTGTGATTGGGATGATCAGAGCATTTTCAGTCTTCTTTGTGGTTTTTCAAGAAGAGTTTGAAGCTACCTCAGAGCAAGTTGGCTGGATTGGATCACTCATGTCATCGCTTGGTTTTTCTGCAG GCCCTCTGGTTGCTATTGTTTGTGACATAACTGGAGATAAAACAGCCTCCATTCTTGGGGCTTCCCTTGTTTCTGGTGGATTCTTGATCAGCAGCTGGGCCACAAGCATACCCTTTCTTTGCGTGACTATGGGACTTTTACCTG GTTTGGGTTCCGCTTTTTTGTACCAAGTAGCTGCTGTGGTAGTTACAAAATACTTCAAAAAACGATTGGCTCTTTCTACAGCTATTGCCCGTTCAGGGATGGGTATGGCATTTCTCTTAGTACCCCTGACAAAATTCATGATAGATCAGTATGGCTGGACAG GTGCCCTTTTATTATTTGGAGCTTTCACATTGAATTTAGTGCCTTCCAGTATGCTCTTAAGACCCATCCATGTCAAAAGTAAGAACATTTCTGATATTAAAAGTAGCAGCTTGCCTGCTAATGGCCAGGAAATGTGTGAGACAGAAGCATCACACTGCAATGAGATATTTGCATCTTCCACCTGGGACAGTACTATCCAGGAGGCTGGACAACCGAGTACAAGTTTAACAGTTCCACAAAGTCAAAACCAAGAGTTTAACAATAGGCCAAAGGATGGAAGATTGATGCACATAACTAATGGAGAAAGTAACAAAAAAAGGACCACTTTATGGAGGTGTAAACAACTCTTTGATATTTCTCTTCTTCAGAACCCTTTCTTCTACATATTTACCTCATCTTTTGTCTTCAGTCAGTTTGCATATTTCATCCCTGTTTTCCACTTGGTAGCAAGAGCCAAGACACTTAGGATTGACTTACTGAAAGCTTCCTATCTTGTTTCTGCATATG GTATCATTGAAATAATTAGTCAACTTATCTCTGGATGGGTTGCTGATCAAAACTGGATCAAGAAGCATCATTATCACAAGTCTTACCTCATCCTCTGTGGCATCGTTAACCTGCTTGCTCCTTTAGCCACCACATTTCCACTACTCATGACCTATGTCATCTTTTTTGCCATTTTCGCTGGTGCTTACCTGGCATTGATAATTCCTGTACTG GTGGATCTTTCTGAGAACTCCAAAGTACAGAGTTTTTTTGGACTTTCCACTTTCTTTGTTGGGATAGCTATCCTTTCTGGACCACCTATAGCAG GATGGTTATATGACTATACCCAGACATTCACCGGCTCCTTCTACATCTCTGGCACATGCTATATCCTGTCTtcagttccttttttctttgtacCACTGGCTGAGAGATGGAAAAACAATTTGACCAAAAAGAAAGAGGACTACAATCAAGTGAATGTATGA